A window of Patagioenas fasciata isolate bPatFas1 chromosome 5, bPatFas1.hap1, whole genome shotgun sequence contains these coding sequences:
- the ZNF410 gene encoding zinc finger protein 410: MLSDELESKPELLVQFVQNTSIPLGQGLVESEPKDITCLSLLPVTETSECNRLMLPDDERDLTSPSHTNSSKDVSSSAVLRSLQVNVGPDGDETRAQNVQKPSELLSTPETSSLLQDLQPSDSTSFILLNLTRAGLGSPAEHLVFVQDEAEDSGNDFLSHDSTDSSTPWFLRVQELAHDSLIAATRAQLAKNAKASNNGENVHLCSGDGQPKDSSPIPHLSRVERKLKCTVEGCDRTFVWPAHFKYHLKTHRNDRSFTCPAEGCGKSFYVLQRLKVHMRTHNGEKPFVCTELGCGKQFTTAGNLKNHLRIHTGEKPFLCEAQGCGRSFAEYSSLRKHLVVHSGVKPHQCQICGKTFSQSGSRNVHMRKHHSRIGTDGSREQEQPESLMGSSLLEESTVHSKNLISMNSQPSLGVESLHLPDTESIIGVEEGETSCSFFRPLICGD, from the exons ATGTTATCGGATGAGTTAGAATCCAAACCTGAG CTGCTGGTTCAGTTTGTTCAGAATACTTCTATTCCACTGGGGCAAGGGCTGGTGGAATCGGAACCAAAAGACATCACctgtctttctctccttcctgttACTGAGACCTCAGAATGCAACAGACTCATGTTGCCAG ATGATGAAAGAGATCTCACTTCTCCAAGCCACACTAATTCTTCCAAGGATGTTTCTTCATCTGCTGTCTTGAGAAGTCTCCAGGTAAATGTGGGCCCTGATGGAGACGAAACAAGGGCACAGAATGTACAGAAACCATCTGAACTTCTGTCAACTCCAGAGACTTCCAGTTTAttgcaagacctccagcccagtgACAGCACTTCATTTATTCTTCTCAACCTAACAAGAGCAG GGTTGGGGTCTCCAGCAGAGCACTTGGTGTTTGTTCAagatgaagcagaagattctgggaATGACTTTCTCTCTCATGACAGCACAGACAGCAGTACTCCGTGGTTCCTACGAGTGCAAGAGTTGGCCCATGACAGTTTAATTGCTGCCACTCGGGCACAGCTCGCTAAGAATGCCAAAGCAAGCAATAATG GTGAAAATGTTCATCTTTGCTCAGGAGATGGGCAGCCAAAAGACTCCAGCCCCATTCCTCATTTATCTCGCGTGGAAAGGAAGCTGAAGTGCACAGTTGAGGGCTGCGATCGGACGTTTGTGTGGCCAGCTCACTTCAAGTATCATCTGAAAACACACCG GAATGACCGCTCCTTCACCTGCCCAGCAGAGGGCTGTGGAAAAAGTTTCTACGTCTTGCAGAGGCTGAAGGTGCACATGAGAACTCACAATGGTGAAAAACCCTTTGTGTGCACGGAGCTGGGCTGTGGGAAACAGTTCACAACAGCTGGAAATCTGAAGAACCACCTACGAATTCACACTG GGGAAAAACCTTTTCTGTGTGAGGCACAGGGATGTGGTCGTTCCTTTGCTGAATACTCCAGCCTTCGGAAACATTTGGTTGTCCACTCAG GAGTGAAGCCCCATCAGTGCCAAATTTGTGGGAAGACGTTTTCCCAGAGTGGTAGCAGAAATGTGCACATGAGGAAACATCACTCCCGAATTGGAACAGATggcagcagagagcaggaacagcCAG AGTCACTGATGGGCAGCAGTTTGCTGGAAGAATCTACAGTGCATAGTAAGAATCTCATCTCCATGAACTCTCAGCCCAGCCTTGGTGTTGAGTCTCTGCACCTGCCAGATACTGAGTCTATTATTGGAGTAGAGGAGGGTGAGACCAGCTGCTCTTTTTTCCGCCCTCTTATATGTGGTGACTGA